A single genomic interval of Alligator mississippiensis isolate rAllMis1 chromosome 15, rAllMis1, whole genome shotgun sequence harbors:
- the LOC132245867 gene encoding complement C3-like encodes MGGSAVSLAAALAFCLSAVSHGQPLYMLIAPNVLHVETEETVIVEAHGHHGPIEATITVLDFPQKKEVLDYTKASLNPENGMMNITKIKVGLGGAGRIWEENSNLGLKGAVIAANKV; translated from the exons ATGGGAGGATCTGCTGTGAGCCTGGCGGCTGCGTTGGCTTTCTGCTTGTCAGCTGTTTCTCACGGCCAGCCTCT GTACATGCTGATTGCCCCCAACGTCTTGCACGTGGAGACAGAAGAGACGGTCATTGTGGAAGCTCATGGCCACCACGGCCCAATCGAGGCCACAATCACTGTGCTTGACTTCCCACAGAAGAAGGAGGTCTTGGACTACACTAAAGCAAGCTTGAACCCTGAGAATGGCATGATGAACATCACTAAAAtaaaggtggggctggggggagctggccGCATCTGGGAGGAAAACTCCAACCTCGGTCTT aAGGGTGCTGTAATAGCAGCCAACAAGGTGTAA